Proteins found in one Maridesulfovibrio sp. genomic segment:
- a CDS encoding epoxyqueuosine reductase QueH, translating into MSSKRILLHACCGPCSITTIDALRDHGFEVSAFFYNPNIHPLQEYVRRREGFLEVCDKMNVKVIGRLDEYDSQKWFRNAAFREANRCFHCYADRLERTLSLAKRGGFDFYTTTLLYSKFQQHDRIAGLGRDIAGKSDCKFYYHDFREGWKDGIERSKEMGIYRQQYCGCLFSENERYTKEL; encoded by the coding sequence ATGTCCTCCAAAAGAATTTTGCTTCACGCCTGTTGCGGGCCTTGCTCCATTACGACTATCGACGCATTACGCGATCATGGTTTTGAGGTCAGCGCATTTTTCTACAATCCGAATATTCATCCCCTGCAGGAATATGTGCGCAGGCGGGAAGGTTTTCTTGAAGTCTGTGATAAGATGAATGTGAAAGTCATCGGCAGACTGGACGAATACGATTCTCAAAAATGGTTCCGCAATGCGGCTTTCCGCGAGGCTAACCGTTGCTTTCATTGCTATGCGGATCGTCTGGAAAGAACTCTCTCTCTGGCTAAACGCGGCGGATTTGATTTTTACACCACCACCCTGCTTTACAGTAAATTCCAGCAGCATGACCGTATTGCCGGGCTTGGCAGGGATATAGCCGGGAAAAGTGACTGTAAATTCTATTATCATGATTTCCGGGAAGGCTGGAAAGATGGCATTGAGAGATCCAAGGAGATGGGAATCTACCGGCAGCAGTATTGCGGTTGTCTGTTCAGCGAAAATGAGCGTTATACAAAAGAGTTGTAA